The nucleotide window ACATCGGAGCAAGGACTTTCagtactttttctttttttaaactgtgCTGGCGAACACACTCACGCGGACTTTGATTTCTGGATTGTCGAGCACGATGTCTCTGAGGGTGAAGATGGTCTCCTTGGTGGAGTAGTCGACCAGCAGGGCGGCCAGGCGGATCAGGTTGTCCTCGGTGAGCGCGTCGCAGTACTTGGAGTAGTTCAGCCTCAGAGGAACCCGTCGCTCTAGGGAACACACACTCTAATTATGGGCTGGAAAAACCACCAAAGAACCCCAAACGGAAAAGAACACGACCAAAGTGCCCTTGTAACTGTTGATGATCTGAGGTTATGAGAGAAATTTACTCTTGCatataatgataatatgtaaTTATTATCTTGCCTATACGCTATATGAATCTAATATGTTTGGAGAAACATTGAGTGAACACACGGTACCACTCCCTATTGTACAATGGCCAAGGGAATGACCCCAGGCTTGACCTTTTGTAATGTGCGTTGATAACGTGTACCATACTTGATGGGAGCTGGTAAACAGCGTAGTAAATCTCCACACAAGGGAAGAGTGCATGGGATGAGGTAATGACGTATGGGTGATGTACGGGCAGAATGGAGATATAGGTAGGGGCCCGGGGAGTGGCTCTTCAGTTCTTTGCCAAACCAACTTGGCTTTGTTCTTACTTTTTCGAGAGTAATAATAAAGTCTTAATCTTTCTTGCTTCAGACTTCTCAAACTCtcttatttagtaagagagttAAATGTGTTTTATCCACCACAAGGTTAGTATAGCTGTTGAGTTTGTCTGACTACCATCCAAAAGGATCTGGGTCTGAGTCCCCAATGTCCCACTCTACCTGTCTATCCATCTTGGGACAAAGAAATCTGCAAACAGCAGAAAACAGTAACTACTGGAAGTAATGGTATATCAGAATAACCAGTATCTAAATAACACCCTGTAAGTGGTTTGAGGTCCGCTTAAGGTCCTGGTGAATCCCTGCCGTGTCGCTCACCTCCTCCGGGGGGGAGCTCCACGTTCAGGAGGTCCTTGAAGCCACAGTTGTCCTTCACAACGCCCGTGTAGGACACGGCCATGGAGGAGAACAGCAGGCGGCACTTCTTCTCGCTGGTCGTGCTGTTGGAGGCCACCGCGATCACGTCAAAGTCACAGCCCTTCCTCTTCTCAGCGGCGACCTCGATGGCGAGCTTGAGGCCCTGGCTCTCCTGCCGGTGGAGGAGCTTGTTCAGGTGGTCGGCCTTCCGGAAAGTCTCTCGTTCCTCCTCAGATCCTGGTGGATAATGGATGCTTTCAGTTGTGTCCCTCAGTCACTTAGACAAGATGATGGTCAATAAATAACACATAATTGCATGTCATGTCTGCATACATTTTTTGTATCGACATTTACATTGGTACGAATGGTACAGATATGTTTGTCTTATTTATTGAGGTGGTGGTTATAACTCGGTGAATAAATAGAAACCCGGGGATAGGTTGTTATTTATTCACCGCAAAATACCAGTGTTGTATTTCTGTTGCATTTATTCCCTTTCAGACAACGGCTCGTACCTTCGGGGTACTTGTAGAGGTGAGTAATGTCCTCCCGTCGGTCGTTCCCCACGCTCTTGGTGCTGATCTTCTGGCCCACGCCCGTGAAGCTGGTCATCTTCTTGTTGCTGCCGTCCGCCTGCCTTATGTAGTCCACCTTGTCGGCGTTGACCTCGGCGAAGACGAAAGGCGCGTCATACTTGGTCGCCAGCTCACCCTCCTTCACGGCCTTCACCGAAACTGGGCCGCAACAATACACTCCTGTTCAGAAGCGACCGGGAACACAAAACAAGTTATTTCACTATCATCTTTTTGGTATTATTCAATgccaatatttatttttatgactcGATTAAAGTTACTTTGTGTAGGATATTTACATTTTcctttagggcatttagcagacgcatttatccaaagcgacttacaataagtaaattTGTTTACACATTGTACACATTTTTACATGCACACATCTCTCTTCAAGTAGCTTATTTATGATCAGGTCAAAATCAACTTAAAAAAATAGACCTTCCCGGACTCTCTCTGTTACCTAAAACAGCTTGTGGGCCGAtttctgttattttttaatcatgCTGGGTTTTCTGGTGAAGAAAAGGGAGTGAAGTAACTTCCAAGTGCGGATAAGGGCAAAAATATCTGTTCTTTCATAACTTTAATATTTTTCTAACATTTATGTATGATTATGACTAATAgtaatttattattgtttttgtctCCAGCCAAGGCGCTTGCACTCCAGTGCTCTGAATAGTGCTCTACAGCAGGCTGCAGTTCACTTACCAGCCAAAGGGGCCAGCATTAAGGAGGTGTTTCAAATTATTACACATAATGCACTTAATTAATTTGGCCTTCCAACAACATCGCCAGTCAATtaacagtgagagagaaacacTTCCACTGTTGTTCCAAGCAATAATTAACACTCTGAGCTCCTCTCAGTCTGCCTTGAGGGAACAGGCTTTAATGTAATTGATGTCCATGGGGGAGTCACCTTCACTCTTTTCCTGGGGTGTGGGGTCCACAACCTGCCAACCGTCATATTCAGGCTTCAGGTCAGGCCGGGTCATCCAGTTCTCCACCCAGCAGTGGAACGTCCTGAATATTTAAATACAGCCATCACATCCTTAGTAACTCCCCTGGAGTTATAAATACCCCAGCAaccttgttgttttattttccaaaattgCTCCTGTGAAAGTGTCAATAGTATTACTGTTGCACTTATAGTGTGACTAAGTAAACTGACTCATACTTATGGTGTGACTTAGGACACTGACCCAAACTGAGAGCAAAGCTGTTCTAATAAGTATATTTAAGCTACTTGTCGTGTATCGGCTTCTTTCACAATATAGTGCTGCCGTCAAATTCATCTCATAACTTTGAAGGTCAGCATTATGTAACTTGTAAAATATGTGCCTTCTTCATTCAAATGACGTCTATTCAAAGAGAATTGTAGAGAGACTCCGGATTAAGTTACCGCTGCTTTCATCTCCTTCCCACACAGTGTAGCCTCAGGCTTAGCCCAACTGCTCTAAGGAGGAGGTAATTTCACCTCCATCAATTGTGTATCTGCAAATAATGGCGTGCACATGGGAACCCATAGTTTTTGTTATTTGCACATTGGCAATAATTGGTACAGACACAGATGAAATAAACAGAGATTCTCACTTTGTCGCATTTAGGTCCGTTCACTCTCATGCAATTTTCACTGTCTAGCACTCTCGCAACCCAACCTTGCATCCCAAGCATGGTATTGCAGTCTTTCTCATGTTGCATAATGGTCAACGGGAGTGGCAtagctctctcactctataataGTTGTGCTTACAGTATGACTCAGTACATGTAGATGACAGGACTTCCTACCAGATCATGTCTCTTCCATGGTTGCGGCCGTTCTCGTCGTAGAAGTACTCGATCAGCAGGTTTCTGTTGGTGTCGTGGGCAGATATGTAGTTTGTGACGACTCGGCAGGGGATACCAAGGGCTCTGGACACTGTAGAACATATGTGTCGGAAAATCCATGTTATATATAGTTGAAATAATTTAAGCTTTGTTTTCTTCAGGTTGTGTTATCTAGCCATCCCATTCGTTAACTAGTCCATCTAGTTATATTATTAGTCCATCTAGTTCCCCTTTTTGTTAACCTTTTGCCTTGGTCAATCGGTAAACCGGGCAAAAAGAAGAACTGACCCCCTCATCTATACGAGAAAAAACTTTCCCTGACCAGTCTGTGTAGATTGAAATCTTTACTGACTTATTTTTACAATTTACTACTGCTGGCCGAATTTCTGTTAGCCAATTAAGTGGTTTCAGATTCCGACCTTCAgcaacatgaaaaaataaattgaagtgCACGTCCACTCAGATTTGAGTTaatctgccatcagactttagatagTCATGTAAAGTCTGATTTGTTAGACTATGGcagctgtgttgttgttgtttttagcaATCACCTGAGCAGGCCACTGCTGCAAACACCCAGCACTGGCCATAGCGTACTGGACTACAAGAGCTGCTGTCCCAGTTGAGCAGGATATCCACGCTGCCCTTCCAAGACATGGGGCTCTCACCCCCCTCGTAGGGGTTATCCGACGACAATTTATCCAGAGCTGGCCAGCGGCCCAGCACAacgccagcgtccccgttacaGTTCACCTAACAGACCAAACACACGGTATAAACATTCACGCTAGTTTTACCTCATAGATGGGGCAATGTATATGTACCGTCATATATATAATTCATATATGCACATATGCAGGTATTGGTCAATGTCTAATTAATTTGTTTTGCATATAGATCTATATTAGTATAGATAGTAAATACAATGTGTAcaatctctctatatatatagatataatgtatctaaaaatatatacaatatcgAAACACACACCatatcattcacacacacacacacacacacacacacacacacacacacacacacacacacatacacacacacacacacacaaacacacacacaaacacacaaacaaacacaaacacgtgcaagaCTGTTTTATATAGAGAACTTTATGGCACATGTCCACAATGCTCACAATGTGAATGCGGTCCGGTACATACCATGGCACTCAGCACTCTGGAGACGTAGATCGGATTTCTCCTCCCGGAGCAGTCTTTACCGGGATTACGCAGGTATTTGGGATTGGTGTCCAAGATTTTGAGGCAGACATCCAAGATTCCATATTCAAACTGTTGCAGAAACAATGAGTTCAGGAAGCAACAGTAGAAGGGAGTAATGCATTGCCTTCCACCTACTCATTGATAGTGGCGTGCAGGTCTGACTGCATTGATAAAGaatctgtttttatttgaaagCTAGATAGAAATGGACCGCCCTCAGGTAGaaaaacaacttattttttcaACTTCAACTTGTTTTTAGTGTCCGATTATTGTCCTATTTTAGTAACGTTCACAAAATGGATTAGATTACTATGTTGAACATCTCACAAGACATGTGTGCATGAAAATATTTTACGTTTACGTCCCCTTTAAATTACTTCTTATCAAGAGTTTGAACTTCTCTGTTTGACAAGTTTATTCgtgctttcacaccaacagcatgTAGTGAGCACTAAACAAGTTTTGTCCATTGGTTCAGTACGTTTGCGTTGTTGTGAATGCAACCACCTCACTTTGATGCGCACTACAGCTGGCCGAGACCTCCATGAAAAGatggtctcggttcgcttccaaacgaACCCTGACTTTGGACGTAACGGACACCCGCTCATCCGCACGCAAtatgggaattattgtttgatCGGCCGAACCCCCTCGGATAATCATGACACATCGCACAACATCTAAGCACCCATAAGAACGTTTATTCAATCCATTGTTTATGGCCTGACGGGCTGTGGGAAAACGGCCGCTCTGAGTGACGCGGTGCGTGAGTTTTAGTTTTTGTCAATCAAGTGCCACCCCAAACAAAAGACTGGCCCAACCCCCAGCAATAATGTCCTGACTACGCCCCTGCCCTTATAGTCTTTTTTCCTCTACATCAAATTATTTAATATAGTGCACTTCCAGGGAAACTTGGGCCGAACACATTCAGCCAGTTGgaacagaagaacacaccagaatagGCCTGTTTAGTAAGCAGGATTTGATGCGGCATTCCTACACTTAATTACAGTGTGTATTACAATGTGTGGTAcaataaaatgcaattcaatgtggaGGTAATCCAAGTATTAAGAATACAATACTCAGATTGAGTGATGTAACGGAATAcgttacatattacatttttgggtcatgtattctgtattctgtaactggatacactttaaaagtatccttcccaacattgtatatatatatatatatatatatatatatatatatatatatatatatatatatatatacaatcttCTGAGAGCTGACTGATGCATTTTAGCTCCAGCGTTCAAATCCAGACAGATAGTCTGCAATGGGAGTATGAGGCTGACAATATTGGTGTTGGTACCTGGCCAAAGTTCCAAGGGAAAGGCAAAATCTGTTCGAGGGTGCCTCGGTAGATGATTCCATCTTGAGATAGGACGTATTCCTTCAAATACTCTTCATTGTCCATATACACAGAATCTCCTGTTGCCAGGACGTTAACAAAAATAATGTCATTGACAAGGTGTGGATGAAAAACATGAACTGAATGGAAAAGCTAGCCATTACATGCCTAGCACTAAGAGGGATAGAGTTCCATTCGATAAACTTTCAGTGTCAACATACCTTATCCTAGTCCATACTCCTACTGTCGATATTGGAATGTTTTTGCTTTGGCTCCCACCCAGACGTAATAGTATGCTTCCAAATCTCTGCATTCAATCAATTCAATGTCTGCTGCCTTCAATCAATTCAATGTCTGCCGACTCGCTATCTCGCTATCTCGCtatctcgctatctctctctctctctctctctctctctctctctctctctctctctctctctctctctctctctctctctctctctctctctctctctctttgtgtggtgGTAAATGCACCACAACAGGACACCAAAGCAATGCAGCATTCCTTGGTGCGGTACCTGACATGCGAGACGTCTGGTCTGTTTACCCACCTGAGCACCAGGggttgaagaggaggatgaaatCAATGCGGCAGGACCCCCCAAGGGTCAGGGTCCAGCGGCCGATGGGTGCGTCAGCGGCGGGGCAGATGGAGAGGGCCACGACATTCCCAGGAGGACTGGTGACCGTGGCGCTCCACGCGGAGGGGTTGTCCGAGCCGGCAGCAACATCAAACACGGCCCTGGTGCCGTATTGGTCAGACGGGGAGGGACCTGGGTGGgaagagatgagatgagaaaaTACTTTGCAACGGGACTCTTTTCGTTTTTTGCTTACCTAACTTTTTATGTAAACTTGGCTTGGAAGAATGCATCACAATCAATTTTGTTTAGCTTCAGAGACAGCATTAGTCTGAGTCCAAGACCATTTAAGTCCTCAAAATCTTTTAATATCTAAACACAAGTATATTTCCAGATCAGAGGCCCAGTGGGATAGAATTTGCGGTCACACAGATGTCCCTTAAGAAATACTTGAATGTCAATAATCTTATCTTATATAGCAGACATTCCTTCCGCTTGCATGCCATTTCCTTCTCCAAACAGTTGGCTTTGATAGCAGGCAGCAGTTGTTTAAGCACACTCTATTACATTCTTGTCAAAGTGGTTGTGAAGAATTGTGGCAGATATTATTTGAgtattattaatttgtttgtttggttagACGACTAACATAAGGTCCCAGGGAACAAATTTGTGCTTCTAACAATAGCAAACCGTGAACTAATACTGACAGAGATTAACAGTTGTTTGAAATACTGTTTCAACAATGTCAGCGTGAAGCAGATTAAAGATCTCCCAACTTCAAGCGCCAAAGCCCCCGATCACCTCGGGGATCACAATGGCCTTGGGAGTATAGGAACATGGACCCATTCCAAGAAGAACAATAACAGGTTCGAACTGAAGCCCTGACTTCCTGAAGGATGGGGCGTGATGGAAATATGCCTTGGAAATTATGAATCAGTCGTGTTCCTCGACTTTCCAATTGTGTGAAGCATTTCAAAATGTTTGACTAAATGGGACATTTAGTAAGAAATCATCCAtgatgtaaccatttatttgcaTGGAATGGTAATATAATTGGTTTTGACCCTCTCTTTACTGGTGCTCCCTGATGTAGCATTTAAAGCATGACATACAGATATCCGATACAGAATACAAACAGCATGCCAACAGCATACCAACATATAACAGGGAGCACTATACAGTCCCAGTTGGGTACATCAGATATCTCAACCCATTGGTGACATACAATACACAGCAGAACTAAAGCAGGTGTAGGCTGGCGTGGTGGTGGGCGAATTTCAGCTCAGCACACTCAACCTCACAGAATGCGTGCGTGTGATGGAAGGTCTTTAATTGACCACCATTTGTGGCATTTTCTCGCGCATACATCTGTAACAGTATATGGTTTATTTGGTGTGTGCATCTAGTGTATCCATcttcaaagaaaaaaatctgtcaaataaagagaggaagaaagaacgaTAGAGAGGaataaagaatgaaagaaaagacAGAAAAGTGAAAAAGAACAGCAACAGATTTTGATCCCCCACGACTCACTCGGTAGGAATCAACAAAACCCACAGTGGGTCAGAGTATAACACAAACTAGCTACCTGTTTCCGCGATGCAGGTGAGGGAACTGAGGCCGGCCTGGTACTCCCCGTAGCGGAGCTTCAGTTTGATGCTGAATGGCTGGCCTCTTCTCACAATGAGGCGGTCCATTCCGTTCAGCTCTGTGCGGTGGTCTGTGTTATTGAACTCACACTCCAGATCCCAGGTAGCGATGTCCAATGCTGAAAAGAGTAACAGATTAAAATTATTCTTCAAACTAGGGTTTTGTCTTTTGGCgtcattgttttttattgctttGAAATTCGGCAGATGCCGCATGTTTAACAATCATCCAGAGTTATTGTTGACGAGTAAGTCCTGGGTAACAAAAAAAGTCCATGgccaaaaacaacatttatGTGATGTTTTGTTGGAGTTTCTGGATGTAAACACATGTATCTTTACAGCAAACTACACGGTCCTCTTAACCACAAGCGTCTATAAAATATATGCAGAAAGTATAACAGATAGTTGAACATAGGATTACGAGGAAATTCATTAAAATTCACTAGCACTGAGGCAAATAAAACAGCATATACATTTGTTTATAGGTAAGTTGTGGTCAATGGTCAACGTACAACCCAGTCTCAGTATAGCCACGTGTTCCACAGCGGAAAACGTACAGATTTGGCAGTGACACAGCCGATGACCTTTTTGTGTAAGCAAAACACAAAGTTCATAGATTTAATAAGGCAGGTTTATTTGACACAA belongs to Gadus morhua chromosome 13, gadMor3.0, whole genome shotgun sequence and includes:
- the tgm2b gene encoding protein-glutamine gamma-glutamyltransferase 2, with the protein product MAQALDIATWDLECEFNNTDHRTELNGMDRLIVRRGQPFSIKLKLRYGEYQAGLSSLTCIAETGPSPSDQYGTRAVFDVAAGSDNPSAWSATVTSPPGNVVALSICPAADAPIGRWTLTLGGSCRIDFILLFNPWCSGDSVYMDNEEYLKEYVLSQDGIIYRGTLEQILPFPWNFGQFEYGILDVCLKILDTNPKYLRNPGKDCSGRRNPIYVSRVLSAMVNCNGDAGVVLGRWPALDKLSSDNPYEGGESPMSWKGSVDILLNWDSSSCSPVRYGQCWVFAAVACSVSRALGIPCRVVTNYISAHDTNRNLLIEYFYDENGRNHGRDMIWTFHCWVENWMTRPDLKPEYDGWQVVDPTPQEKSEGVYCCGPVSVKAVKEGELATKYDAPFVFAEVNADKVDYIRQADGSNKKMTSFTGVGQKISTKSVGNDRREDITHLYKYPEGSEEERETFRKADHLNKLLHRQESQGLKLAIEVAAEKRKGCDFDVIAVASNSTTSEKKCRLLFSSMAVSYTGVVKDNCGFKDLLNVELPPGGERRVPLRLNYSKYCDALTEDNLIRLAALLVDYSTKETIFTLRDIVLDNPEIKVRILGEPKQNRKLAAEITVQNPLPVPLSNCCFSIEGANLTGGKTIKERLESTVEPGEDAKVKIYFKPNHSGLRKLVVDFNSSKLCHVKGYKNVIIGK